CAACGCCAAAAACAATATGTAACTGTCCTAAGCACTCTTTGTCTAGCTGACGCATAGTATGTTTTAGACCTTCTTTATTATGGGCAGTATCACATATAACTTTCGGATTCTCATTTAGTATCTGCCATCTTCCCATCAAGTTAGTATTATTAACAACATTAAGAAGTCCATTTTTTAATTCTTTATTAGAAATTTTAAAATCTTTAATATTTAAAATCTCAACAGATTGTATTACGGTTTTTATGTTATGTTTTTGATATGCGCCTTTTAAATCACTTTCTAATACAGTATCAATTATTTGATCTGCAAAATAAATTTGCGCATTTACTTCTTCTGCCTTTTGCTTAAATACAACTTCAGTTTCTTGATGAGTCTCTCCTATAACAATAGGAATATTAGGTTTAATAATACCTGCTTTTTCTGATGCAATTTTGGGTAATGTATTACCTAAAAACTGAACATGATCCAAACCAATATTTGTAATAACTGATAACTGAGGCATAATAATATTTGTTGAATCTAATCTACCGCCAAGTCCAACTTCTATGATAGCTATATCAACTTTTTCTTTTGCAAAATAATCAAAAGCTAGACCTACTGTCATTTCAAAAAAAGATAATGAATTAGCTTCAAAAAAAGCCTTATGCCTTTCGACAAACTTCATCACAAACTGCTTGGAGATATCTTTTCCATTAATTTTTATACGCTCACGATAATCTTTTAAATGTGGTGAAGTGTATAACCCAACTTTATAACCAGCTTCTTGCAAAATGGAAGCCAACATATGACTACAAGATCCTTTACCATTTGTCCCACCAACATGAATGGATTTGAATTCCTTTTCAGGGTTTTTTAAATAATCAGCTAAAAGAATGGTGTTCGAAAGATTTTTCTTGTATGCAGACTTACCTTTAGATTGATACATTGGCAATTGATTAAATAGCCAATTAACGGTGTCATGGTAATTCATTTAATTGCTAACATCAAAATTGATACTTATAAAACCTACCTGCTCTGATGGTGCATTTGCATCGGCTCGCCATTTATGAGATAAGGCAATTTTTTTTGCAGGTTCTAATAAACAAGGATGCGTATTTGTAGAACCCTTGGCTCCTGGCGTCGCAGAAATAACTTTTCCACTTCTGTTTACTTTAATTTCAACGATAACCAAACCGTACTCATTGCAATCTTGTTTGAATATTTTCTTGCTCGGTCTACCTCTACCACTTAATCCGTAACCTACGCCACCTTTCCCAGGTCCTGAGCCTCCAAAATAACTAGGTGCATATGGGTATCCATTTAACTGTCCTTTATTCCCAGGATTATTATCATCACCTTCTCCGCCATCATCGTTAGCTTTAGAGTTTTTTACACCTCCAATAAGATTATCTAATTTCTTTTTCTTTTCAGCATCTTCTCTTTTCTTTCTTTCTTCTGCTTCACGCTTCAAACGCTCGGCTTTTTCAGCCTCAGCTTTTGCTTTAGCCTCAGCAGTTTTCTTCTTTTTAATAGCTATAGCTTCTTCAGAATCTTGAGTTAAAACCTTTTCAGATTTTTCTACAGTTTTATTAGTTTCAGCCTGCTTTTTTTCAACCTTTTGCGGTTCAGCTTTTTTCGGAATATCAGCTTGTCTTGGTTTGCTTAATGGTTTATTTCCGCTACCCGTATTATTAGTACCAAAATTAACAGCAACACCGTACTCTTCTGGTGGGTCCATATACTGTGGTCCCACAACAAAAATGAGTAGCATTAATATCAGCAATATTAACGTCGTTATCTTTGCAGAATTTTTTTCGTGTTTAGTTTTTAGATACTTCATTATACCTCAATATTCAATATACAAACGGATAACTCAGTTGAAATATTATTGCTCTGCAAACCTAATAGTAGCAGAAAATTTATCAACAACTGGTTTTCCTTGTTGCAGCGCCGGTTCTAATTTAGGTAGCATTTTAGCTACTCTGATTGCTTCTGCTATCAGTTTTGGGTCAGCTGCTCTAGCTCTTATATCAATAATCTGACCATTTTTATTTATGTTAAAATAAATGGTGATTTTTTGGTCTCCTGTGAAACCTAAATCTGACGCAATAGTTTTATTAAATCTATCATTTACAAACTGAGAGACCTTATTACTCATACATTTTTTTCTTTCCAAATTGTTCTTTCCCTCACAACCAGGATAGATAGCGCCTTCTTGACTTAATTTAAAACCGTTTGTAGTACTTCCTCCATTTTTATTTTTTGCAACGGGCGCGGCAGCACCAGCTGCCTTTTTATCTGCATCAGCCTTTGCTTGAGCTGCTCTTGCTGCGGCTGCTTTTTCTGCTTTAGCTTTTGCTTCCCTAGCTGCTTTTGCTACTCTATCCGCTTCAGCTTTTGCTTCTCTAGCAGCTTTTTCCTTTGCTTCTTTTTCTGCCTTTACCTTAGCTACTCTATCAGCTTCAGCTTTATCAGCTCGAGCTTTTGCTTCACGCTCAGATTTTGCTTTTGCGGCAGCAAATTTTTCAGCTTCTATTTTTTCTTTAGCTTTTTTTTCTGCCTCAAGTTTCTCAGCAACTTCTTTTGCTTCTTTAATTTTTAAAGCTTCTTCCTTTTGTTGAGCTAGTAGTTTTTCTGCAGCCTCTTGCTTAGCCGCCTCTTCTTTTGCAGCCTCTTCTTTTGCTTCAGCTTCAGCTTTTTCTTCTTCCAAAGCTTTTTCGAGTGCTTCTATTTCTGCTTGTTCTTGTTTAATCTCTTCTTCAGTGACCTCTTCTACTTCCTCTTCTTGGACAGGGTTTTCTTCTGTTAACTCTTCAGAATCTACAACTTCTTCTTGAGTATCATCTACAATCTCTTCAGCCTTTGATGGGCTATCTGCAGCTGCTTTATTATTTACGACACTTGGTTCACCAAAATTAATGGCAACACCATATTCTTCAGGAATTTCCTTATAAGGTGCACCAACAACAAACATTAGCAGTGCAATAATTAACACTGTCAATCCTGTTATTTTGGCTGAATTACGCTCGTGTTTTGTATTGAGGTACTTCATGGTTGGCTAGATTAAATTTGGGGTAATCTACATTAGTTGGATTTTACAGCTAATGTCGATTTTATCTTATTCCTATTGGCTATATCCATAATAAAAACCACATGCTTTAAATCTACATCTTGGTCTGACCTTATGGTAATTGTTGGCGAGTCTGAACTTCCAACTTTTTCTATAACAGCTGCCTCTAATTGATTTTTTGGCACTTGTTTTAAATCTACAAAGTATTGCAAATCTTTATTTACACTAACAGATACATTTTTAGTTTGCGTTGTTTTACTACTGGATTTTGGTAATAATAAATCAATAGCTTCTGCCGAAACTAATGTAGACGCAATCATGAAAAATATCAATAACAGGAATACAATATCCGTCATCGACGACATATTAAATTCTGGTGTGACTTTATTTCTCCCGCGTAAATTCATACTAGATTGGTTCGTTTAAAAGGTCTAAAAACTCTACGGAATTTGCTTCCATTTTATAAACCACTTTATTAGTCTTTACTACTAAATGGTTGTAAGCTATATAAGCAACAATACCTACAATTAGTCCACCAACTGTGGTTGTCATTGCCGTATAAAGTCCATCGGCTAGAGTTTTGATATCTATTGAACCTCCTGAATTGGCAATTTCAAAAATTGACAAAATCATACCTATTACAGTTCCTAAGAATCCTATCATCGGTGCAGCTCCGGATATTGTTGCAAGAACACTTACATTCTTCTCCAAACCGTAAATTTCTAAACGCCCTGCATTTTCAATAGCTGTGTTAATATCATCCAATGGTTTCCCTATTCTAGAAATACCTTTGCTAATTAGTCTTGATACTGGTGAATTGGCTGTCGCACAAAGATTTTGAGCAGAATCAATTTTTCCATCACTCACATAATCTCTAATCTGATTCATAAAATTAGAGTCTACTTTAGAAGCCTCTTTAATAGCAAAAATACGTTCAAAATAGATATATATGGCAGCCACAAATAGTAGCGCTAGAATAAGAATAATAACAATTCCAGCTGTACCACCAGTTGTAATCAACTCTATAATGGATAGTGTTTTTTCTACTGATTCGCCTTCAACTAAAGCGTCTGCATCTTGTAAAATAGTGTTTAACATAGTAGATTATTGGTTTTAATTGATTTGGTATATAACGTATAAAAATTAATAAACGTGTGTTTAGAATAAAGTTCTTGTAACCATAAAGGCAGCCGCACCAGCAATAAAGCCGACTAATGCTAACCATGATATCTTTTTTAAGTACCAGAAAAAATCTATTTTTTCCATACCCATTGCTACAACTCCAGCAGCAGAACCTATAATAAGCATACTTCCGCCTGTTCCTGCCGAATAAGCTATAAAGTGCCATAATTCGTTATCAATTGGTTCAGAAAACATACCTAAACTTGCGGCTACTAGAGGAACATTATCAATAACTGCAGAACCTACTCCTAGAAGTAATACTACCAAATCTGATACACCTTCTCCATGAAGCTCTGTTCCCATCATTGGCATGGTATCTTGCAATGTATTTGCGAAACCAAATAAAACGCCCAACGATTCTAAAGCAGCAACTGCCATTAAAATCCCTAAGAAAAATAATATACTTGGCATTTCTATTCGAGATAACGACCTGTGAACTGGGCTATGTTGCTCGTGACCCATTCCTTCACCCTGTTCGACTTGAGATAATTGAAAGCGAGAACTTGTGTAAATTTCTGCAAATATTGCAACTATACCAAGTGCTAACATCATACCAACATAAGGCGGCAAATGTGTAACTACTTTGAAAAAAGGTACAGAAACAATCGCTCCAAGACCTAAGAACAACATTGTAGAACTAAATCTGTTTTTTGGTTTACCATCATCTTCTTGTAATTCTAACTCTCCTCTGAAAGGTTTTAAAAAAGACGCTATTAATGTTGGCACTACCATACATAATACTGAAGGGATAAAAAGGTATAAGAATAATTTCCCTGTTGAAACTTTATCGCCAATCCATAACATAGTTGTCGTAACATCACCAATTGGAGACCAAGCACCTCCTGCATTGGCTGCTATTATTATTAAACCTGCATACCAAATACGAATATCCCTGTCTTTGACGATTTTTTGAAGTATAGAAATTAAAACAATCGTAGCTGTTAAATTATCTATTATGGCTGATAATATAAATGCCAAAATAGAAAATAACCATAATATTTTACGCCTGCTTCTAAATTTTACGGCTGCTTTTATTGTTGAAAAACCATCGAAATAATCAATAATTTCTACAATAGTCATGGCTCCCATTAAGAATATTAATATCTCTGCAGTTTTACCCAAATGATGCAATAACGTTTCTTCCATCATGTGCATTTTTTCTTCATGCCCAAGCATTCCGAAATTCTCCATTAAAGTATGCTTTGCAGAATCAAACCATTGAGGAAAAGCGTCAATCCCAAGAGATATTA
This DNA window, taken from Winogradskyella sp. PC-19, encodes the following:
- a CDS encoding MotA/TolQ/ExbB proton channel family protein yields the protein MLNTILQDADALVEGESVEKTLSIIELITTGGTAGIVIILILALLFVAAIYIYFERIFAIKEASKVDSNFMNQIRDYVSDGKIDSAQNLCATANSPVSRLISKGISRIGKPLDDINTAIENAGRLEIYGLEKNVSVLATISGAAPMIGFLGTVIGMILSIFEIANSGGSIDIKTLADGLYTAMTTTVGGLIVGIVAYIAYNHLVVKTNKVVYKMEANSVEFLDLLNEPI
- a CDS encoding energy transducer TonB, which gives rise to MKYLKTKHEKNSAKITTLILLILMLLIFVVGPQYMDPPEEYGVAVNFGTNNTGSGNKPLSKPRQADIPKKAEPQKVEKKQAETNKTVEKSEKVLTQDSEEAIAIKKKKTAEAKAKAEAEKAERLKREAEERKKREDAEKKKKLDNLIGGVKNSKANDDGGEGDDNNPGNKGQLNGYPYAPSYFGGSGPGKGGVGYGLSGRGRPSKKIFKQDCNEYGLVIVEIKVNRSGKVISATPGAKGSTNTHPCLLEPAKKIALSHKWRADANAPSEQVGFISINFDVSN
- the nhaD gene encoding sodium:proton antiporter NhaD, coding for METIIILVFVFGYLAITLEHTIKIDKLIPALVMMAISWALISLGIDAFPQWFDSAKHTLMENFGMLGHEEKMHMMEETLLHHLGKTAEILIFLMGAMTIVEIIDYFDGFSTIKAAVKFRSRRKILWLFSILAFILSAIIDNLTATIVLISILQKIVKDRDIRIWYAGLIIIAANAGGAWSPIGDVTTTMLWIGDKVSTGKLFLYLFIPSVLCMVVPTLIASFLKPFRGELELQEDDGKPKNRFSSTMLFLGLGAIVSVPFFKVVTHLPPYVGMMLALGIVAIFAEIYTSSRFQLSQVEQGEGMGHEQHSPVHRSLSRIEMPSILFFLGILMAVAALESLGVLFGFANTLQDTMPMMGTELHGEGVSDLVVLLLGVGSAVIDNVPLVAASLGMFSEPIDNELWHFIAYSAGTGGSMLIIGSAAGVVAMGMEKIDFFWYLKKISWLALVGFIAGAAAFMVTRTLF
- the tolA gene encoding cell envelope integrity protein TolA — translated: MKYLNTKHERNSAKITGLTVLIIALLMFVVGAPYKEIPEEYGVAINFGEPSVVNNKAAADSPSKAEEIVDDTQEEVVDSEELTEENPVQEEEVEEVTEEEIKQEQAEIEALEKALEEEKAEAEAKEEAAKEEAAKQEAAEKLLAQQKEEALKIKEAKEVAEKLEAEKKAKEKIEAEKFAAAKAKSEREAKARADKAEADRVAKVKAEKEAKEKAAREAKAEADRVAKAAREAKAKAEKAAAARAAQAKADADKKAAGAAAPVAKNKNGGSTTNGFKLSQEGAIYPGCEGKNNLERKKCMSNKVSQFVNDRFNKTIASDLGFTGDQKITIYFNINKNGQIIDIRARAADPKLIAEAIRVAKMLPKLEPALQQGKPVVDKFSATIRFAEQ
- a CDS encoding bifunctional folylpolyglutamate synthase/dihydrofolate synthase; the protein is MNYHDTVNWLFNQLPMYQSKGKSAYKKNLSNTILLADYLKNPEKEFKSIHVGGTNGKGSCSHMLASILQEAGYKVGLYTSPHLKDYRERIKINGKDISKQFVMKFVERHKAFFEANSLSFFEMTVGLAFDYFAKEKVDIAIIEVGLGGRLDSTNIIMPQLSVITNIGLDHVQFLGNTLPKIASEKAGIIKPNIPIVIGETHQETEVVFKQKAEEVNAQIYFADQIIDTVLESDLKGAYQKHNIKTVIQSVEILNIKDFKISNKELKNGLLNVVNNTNLMGRWQILNENPKVICDTAHNKEGLKHTMRQLDKECLGQLHIVFGVVNDKDLEEVISLLPTSANYYLSKPNVPRGLEVEKLAGFFKKNCFNYKVYSSVENAYSEAKSTANQEDCIYIGGSTFVVAEIL
- a CDS encoding ExbD/TolR family protein, with the translated sequence MNLRGRNKVTPEFNMSSMTDIVFLLLIFFMIASTLVSAEAIDLLLPKSSSKTTQTKNVSVSVNKDLQYFVDLKQVPKNQLEAAVIEKVGSSDSPTITIRSDQDVDLKHVVFIMDIANRNKIKSTLAVKSN